One region of Natronorubrum aibiense genomic DNA includes:
- a CDS encoding amidohydrolase, with amino-acid sequence MTTLAITGGKVLLPDLTVTRADVLVDQDGGEILEVGDELADDADDTLDSEGSLVAPGFVNGHCHVAMTLLRGHADDKPLDEWLQEDIWPVEAELTADSIRAGTELGVLEMIKSGTTAFADMYFFVPTIADVVAEAGLRARLGHGVISVGKDEEAVHEDAQEGLEVAAEIDGMADGRITSAFMPHSLTTVDGQYLSEYVPEARDLGVPVHYHANETEDEVTPIVENHGVRPLAYAAEKEMLEAEDFFAHGVHVDESEIGLLAEAGTSVIHCPASNMKLASGMAPVQRLLDAGVTVGLGTDGAASNNDLSMLDEARDAAMLGKLAADDASAVPAEAVVRMATQGSADAIGLDTGRIAAGKPADIAVIDLKQPHLTPQHDLVSHLAYAAAASDVRHTVCDGQVLMRDREVLTLDEDAVRARATEEAEALIARADD; translated from the coding sequence CGAGATCCTCGAGGTCGGCGACGAGCTCGCGGACGATGCCGACGACACCCTCGACTCCGAGGGCTCGCTCGTCGCGCCCGGCTTCGTCAACGGCCACTGTCACGTCGCCATGACGTTGCTCCGTGGCCACGCCGACGACAAACCCCTCGACGAGTGGCTGCAGGAGGACATCTGGCCCGTCGAGGCCGAACTGACGGCTGATTCCATCCGCGCTGGCACCGAACTCGGCGTCCTCGAGATGATCAAATCCGGGACGACGGCGTTCGCGGACATGTACTTCTTCGTGCCGACGATCGCGGACGTGGTCGCGGAGGCGGGATTGCGAGCCCGACTCGGTCACGGCGTAATCTCCGTCGGGAAAGACGAGGAAGCAGTCCACGAGGACGCTCAGGAAGGCCTCGAGGTCGCCGCGGAGATCGACGGCATGGCTGACGGCCGGATCACGTCGGCGTTCATGCCGCATTCGCTGACGACTGTCGACGGGCAGTATCTCTCGGAGTACGTCCCGGAGGCCCGCGACCTCGGCGTCCCTGTCCACTACCACGCGAACGAGACCGAAGACGAAGTGACGCCGATCGTCGAGAACCACGGCGTCCGGCCGCTCGCCTACGCCGCCGAGAAGGAAATGCTCGAGGCCGAGGACTTCTTCGCCCACGGCGTCCACGTAGACGAGAGCGAGATCGGCCTGCTCGCGGAGGCCGGCACGAGCGTCATCCACTGTCCAGCCTCGAACATGAAACTGGCCAGCGGGATGGCACCCGTCCAGCGGCTGCTCGACGCCGGCGTCACGGTCGGGCTCGGCACCGACGGCGCGGCCTCGAACAACGACCTCTCGATGCTCGACGAGGCCCGCGATGCGGCTATGCTCGGCAAACTCGCCGCCGACGATGCGAGCGCGGTTCCCGCTGAAGCCGTCGTGAGGATGGCGACACAGGGTAGCGCCGACGCCATCGGCCTCGACACGGGTCGTATTGCGGCGGGCAAACCCGCCGACATCGCCGTGATCGACCTCAAGCAACCCCACTTGACACCACAGCACGATCTCGTGAGCCACCTCGCCTACGCCGCCGCGGCGTCGGACGTCCGCCACACCGTCTGTGACGGGCAGGTGCTCATGCGCGACCGAGAGGTCCTGACGCTCGACGAGGACGCTGTGCGAGCACGTGCCACCGAAGAAGCCGAGGCGTTGATCGCTCGCGCCGACGACTGA
- a CDS encoding adenosylhomocysteinase, with amino-acid sequence MTESAYPPISDQLADLESAQEEGRRKMDWAAQHMPILEHVREEFVAEQPFAGERIAMAMHVEAKTAILVETLAEGGAEVAITGCNPLSTHDDVSAALDTHENITSYAKRGVDGEAYYDAIEAVIAHEPTITVDDGMDLVAAIHEDYPELIDGIIGGAEETTTGVHRLRAMDADGALEYPVFAVNDTPMKRLFDNVHGTGESSLASIAMTTNLSWASKNVVVSGFGYCGKGVAKKAAGQNANVIVTEVEPRRALEAHMEGYDVMPMAEAAEIGDVFLTTTGNRDVIVEEHFEKMQDGVLLANAGHFDIEIDLDALDDLAVDRYEARDGVDAYELEDGRRLNVVAEGRLVNLAAPVSLGHPVEVMDQSFGVQAACVRELVENGDAYGAGVHDVPDELDKEIAEIKLEAEGVAFDSLTDTQRDYMDSWDHGT; translated from the coding sequence ATGACCGAATCTGCGTATCCGCCGATCAGCGATCAGTTGGCGGACCTCGAATCCGCACAGGAGGAGGGTCGTCGCAAGATGGACTGGGCCGCCCAGCATATGCCCATCCTCGAGCACGTCCGTGAGGAGTTCGTCGCCGAGCAGCCCTTCGCGGGCGAGCGCATCGCGATGGCGATGCACGTCGAAGCGAAGACAGCGATCCTCGTCGAGACGCTCGCGGAGGGTGGCGCTGAGGTGGCGATCACCGGCTGCAACCCGCTGTCGACCCACGACGACGTCAGCGCGGCGCTCGACACCCACGAGAACATCACCAGCTATGCCAAACGCGGCGTCGATGGCGAGGCGTACTACGACGCCATCGAGGCCGTCATCGCCCACGAGCCGACGATCACCGTCGACGACGGGATGGACCTCGTCGCGGCGATCCACGAGGACTACCCCGAACTCATCGACGGCATCATCGGTGGTGCCGAGGAGACGACCACGGGTGTCCACCGCCTGCGCGCGATGGACGCCGATGGCGCGCTCGAATACCCCGTCTTCGCGGTCAACGACACGCCGATGAAGCGGCTGTTCGACAACGTCCACGGCACCGGCGAGTCCTCGCTGGCCTCGATCGCAATGACCACGAACCTCTCGTGGGCCAGCAAGAACGTCGTCGTTTCCGGCTTTGGCTACTGTGGGAAAGGCGTCGCAAAGAAGGCCGCCGGCCAGAACGCGAACGTCATCGTCACCGAAGTCGAGCCACGCCGCGCCCTCGAGGCCCACATGGAAGGCTACGACGTAATGCCGATGGCCGAAGCCGCCGAAATCGGCGACGTCTTCCTGACGACGACGGGCAACCGCGACGTCATCGTCGAAGAACACTTCGAGAAGATGCAAGATGGCGTCCTGCTCGCGAACGCGGGCCACTTCGATATCGAGATCGACCTCGACGCGCTCGACGATCTCGCGGTCGACCGCTACGAGGCCCGTGATGGCGTCGACGCCTACGAACTCGAGGACGGTCGCCGACTCAACGTCGTCGCCGAAGGCCGTCTCGTCAACCTCGCCGCGCCCGTCTCGCTTGGCCACCCCGTCGAAGTGATGGATCAGAGCTTCGGCGTGCAGGCGGCCTGTGTGCGTGAACTGGTCGAAAACGGCGACGCGTACGGCGCGGGCGTCCACGACGTCCCCGACGAACTGGACAAGGAGATCGCCGAGATCAAACTCGAGGCCGAAGGCGTCGCGTTCGATTCGCTGACCGACACCCAGCGCGACTACATGGACTCCTGGGACCACGGCACATAA
- a CDS encoding HalOD1 output domain-containing protein, whose amino-acid sequence MSGTTLDYHNDSISLSVIEALAAETGTDPIELEPLYHAVDPEALDQLFQDDATGEARVTFEYGGRTVDVRSDGTIIVDGTVHERS is encoded by the coding sequence ATGTCCGGAACGACGCTCGATTATCACAACGATTCGATCAGTCTTTCTGTTATCGAGGCGCTCGCTGCAGAGACCGGCACTGATCCGATCGAACTCGAGCCGCTATACCACGCCGTCGACCCCGAAGCACTCGACCAACTCTTTCAAGACGACGCGACCGGAGAGGCACGAGTCACCTTCGAATACGGGGGGCGCACGGTCGACGTTCGTAGTGACGGGACCATCATCGTCGATGGAACGGTCCATGAACGGTCGTAA
- a CDS encoding PAS domain-containing protein encodes MTVPSPLLRRAVARRSADRITVLVAAGDRQHSAHLEATLDDDRFAVRTTSSPSTAMDFDGVDCLVSASPTATDDLLERVRQQVPDLPVVVLVDAPAASTATLETIRTHRWVDYVLRHDGNVPAERLEHRIETLLERRRLEALSRRSLASVDLARDAIAIAAPDDDLEFTNRSFAVQFGTDRDDLPGTPWQELFTDETVARLETAAIPTVEDGWRWTGNGTARRVSGEPVSVRLRLVGLEDGSLVFVVDTA; translated from the coding sequence ATGACGGTCCCCTCGCCGCTTCTGCGTCGCGCCGTGGCGCGGCGATCCGCCGACCGAATCACCGTCTTGGTCGCGGCTGGCGACAGACAGCACAGCGCACACCTCGAGGCAACGCTCGATGACGACCGCTTCGCCGTCCGAACGACCTCGAGTCCGTCCACTGCGATGGATTTCGATGGGGTCGACTGTCTCGTCAGTGCATCCCCGACGGCGACCGACGACCTCCTCGAGCGAGTGAGACAACAAGTGCCCGACCTCCCGGTCGTCGTCCTCGTCGACGCGCCGGCCGCGTCGACGGCCACGCTCGAGACGATCCGCACACACCGATGGGTCGATTACGTGCTCCGCCACGACGGGAACGTCCCGGCCGAGCGCCTCGAGCACCGGATCGAGACCCTGCTCGAGCGTCGCCGACTCGAGGCGCTGTCTCGGCGCTCGTTGGCCAGCGTCGACCTCGCTCGAGATGCGATCGCAATCGCTGCTCCCGACGACGACCTCGAGTTTACGAACCGCTCGTTCGCGGTGCAGTTCGGAACCGATCGCGACGATCTTCCCGGGACCCCATGGCAGGAGCTGTTTACCGACGAGACCGTCGCGCGCCTCGAGACGGCTGCGATTCCGACCGTCGAAGACGGCTGGCGCTGGACCGGAAACGGTACCGCTCGCCGCGTCTCGGGCGAGCCCGTTTCCGTCAGACTACGACTCGTCGGCCTCGAGGACGGCAGCTTAGTGTTCGTCGTCGACACTGCCTGA